From Syntrophorhabdus sp., the proteins below share one genomic window:
- a CDS encoding biopolymer transporter ExbD, giving the protein MEEKEFSYINMVPFIDVMLVLLVIVLMTGTFVATGIIPVELPKVSRTQEKAMKTGIIEIDRSGVVYYQAKRVDLTGLKGSLSGTPRDTPFLIRADRGIELQRFVEVLETVKSMGFRKVSLQTEEER; this is encoded by the coding sequence ATGGAAGAGAAAGAGTTCAGCTACATCAATATGGTCCCCTTTATCGACGTCATGCTCGTCCTTCTCGTCATCGTCCTCATGACGGGGACCTTCGTCGCGACGGGCATAATCCCCGTCGAGCTGCCGAAGGTGTCCCGGACGCAGGAGAAGGCCATGAAGACAGGCATCATCGAGATAGACAGGAGCGGTGTCGTCTATTACCAGGCGAAGCGCGTCGACCTCACGGGCCTGAAGGGATCGCTCTCCGGCACCCCCCGCGATACCCCGTTCCTCATACGGGCGGACAGGGGTATAGAACTCCAGCGTTTTGTCGAGGTACTCGAAACGGTGAAGTCCATGGGCTTCAGGAAAGTGAGCCTTCAGACGGAGGAAGAAAGATGA
- a CDS encoding phosphomannomutase/phosphoglucomutase — translation MNNEIFREYDIRGSVEPDLTDDVVLSIGRAFGSYMARLGKKKAALCRDCRLSSEHYRDLLAEAMVESGLDVVDVGLAPTPLFYYSLFTLGVEGGIMVTGSHNPPSMNGFKVAVDRATLHGDQIQDIRRIIESGEYAAGRGSYREYKDIVRDYHEYLRANIKLSKGFKVVMDAGNGTGGVVAAPIMKEFGQKVTELFCDMDGHFPNHFPDPTVEKNLVSLRDTIRREKADVGIGYDGDADRIGVVDEKGGIIWGDYLMLIYARQILKEHKGATFVSEVKCSRNLFDDIAKRGGKPIMWKAGHSLIKQKMKDVHALMGGEMSGHIFFADRFFGFDDAIYASLRFLEIMEEDGRPVSEFLADLPKTYFTPEIRTDCPDSVKFDVVRELTELYRSRYPIIDIDGVRAIFDDGWGLVRPSNTQPILVLRFEAETQKALDRIQSMVMEDLERIMERYR, via the coding sequence ATGAACAATGAGATATTCAGGGAATACGACATCAGGGGAAGCGTCGAACCCGACCTTACCGATGACGTGGTATTGAGCATCGGCCGGGCCTTCGGGTCTTACATGGCGAGGCTCGGGAAGAAGAAGGCGGCCCTGTGCCGCGATTGCCGGCTCAGTTCCGAACACTACCGGGACCTTCTTGCCGAGGCGATGGTCGAAAGCGGCCTCGATGTCGTCGACGTCGGTCTGGCTCCGACGCCGCTCTTCTATTACTCGCTCTTCACTCTCGGCGTGGAAGGTGGCATCATGGTAACGGGAAGCCACAATCCACCCAGCATGAACGGTTTTAAGGTCGCCGTCGACAGGGCGACCCTCCATGGGGACCAGATACAGGACATAAGGAGGATCATCGAGTCGGGAGAATACGCCGCGGGACGGGGATCGTACCGCGAGTACAAGGACATCGTAAGGGACTACCACGAGTACCTGCGCGCGAATATCAAGCTGAGCAAGGGTTTCAAAGTCGTCATGGACGCGGGCAACGGCACGGGAGGTGTTGTCGCCGCCCCCATCATGAAAGAGTTCGGCCAGAAGGTGACGGAGCTGTTCTGCGACATGGACGGACACTTCCCCAATCATTTCCCCGACCCCACCGTGGAGAAGAACCTCGTCTCGCTGAGGGACACCATCCGCAGGGAGAAGGCGGATGTCGGCATCGGGTACGACGGCGACGCGGACCGGATAGGCGTCGTGGATGAAAAAGGCGGCATCATCTGGGGTGATTACCTCATGCTCATCTATGCCCGGCAGATACTCAAGGAGCACAAAGGAGCGACATTCGTCTCCGAGGTCAAGTGCTCCCGGAACCTCTTCGACGATATCGCGAAGCGCGGCGGCAAACCCATCATGTGGAAGGCGGGCCATTCGCTGATCAAGCAGAAGATGAAGGATGTCCACGCCCTGATGGGCGGCGAGATGAGCGGCCACATCTTCTTCGCCGACCGTTTCTTCGGATTCGACGACGCGATCTACGCCTCCCTTCGGTTCCTGGAGATAATGGAGGAGGACGGCAGGCCCGTATCGGAATTTCTCGCCGACCTGCCGAAAACCTATTTTACACCGGAGATACGCACTGACTGTCCGGACAGCGTGAAGTTCGACGTCGTGCGGGAACTGACGGAACTCTACCGGTCACGGTATCCCATCATAGACATCGACGGAGTGCGGGCCATATTCGACGACGGCTGGGGACTTGTGCGTCCCTCCAACACCCAGCCCATCCTCGTCCTGAGGTTCGAGGCCGAAACACAAAAGGCCCTCGACCGCATCCAGTCAATGGTCATGGAAGACCTGGAAAGGATAATGGAGAGATACAGGTGA
- a CDS encoding DUF72 domain-containing protein yields MGEILVGTSGFSFDDWIGEVYPPGTRKQDMLPYYVNKLGFKALEVNYTYYSMPSQKTMESFARRTTPDFSFVVKAYKGITHSIDENVKETCRFFREGVRPLGESLKALLFQFPYMFLPTDENIGYLRRIRDEFAGYETVIEFRNARWFEERYFDLLKELSLGFCIVDEPKLKGLMPFTPVLTSRTGYFRFHGRNRAWFREPVDVRYDYLYSEKELRSFVQPIEEIASGAEGTTFVFFNNCHAGKAARNAQMMIELLREKPSFGSAARTAPHN; encoded by the coding sequence ATGGGCGAAATACTGGTCGGAACAAGCGGGTTTTCCTTTGATGATTGGATAGGAGAGGTGTACCCGCCGGGCACCAGGAAACAGGACATGCTGCCCTACTACGTCAACAAGCTGGGGTTCAAGGCCCTGGAGGTGAACTATACGTACTACTCAATGCCGTCGCAGAAGACCATGGAATCCTTCGCGCGGCGGACCACGCCGGACTTCTCTTTCGTCGTGAAGGCCTATAAGGGTATCACTCACTCCATCGACGAGAATGTGAAGGAGACGTGCCGCTTCTTCAGGGAAGGCGTCAGGCCCCTGGGGGAGAGCCTGAAGGCGCTTCTCTTCCAGTTTCCTTACATGTTCCTGCCCACGGATGAGAACATCGGCTACCTGCGGAGGATACGGGATGAGTTCGCGGGGTACGAAACGGTCATCGAGTTCCGTAATGCCAGATGGTTCGAAGAGAGGTATTTCGATCTTCTCAAAGAGTTGTCCCTCGGTTTCTGCATCGTCGACGAACCGAAGCTCAAGGGCCTCATGCCCTTCACGCCGGTCCTGACATCGCGGACGGGGTACTTCCGGTTCCACGGGAGGAACAGGGCGTGGTTCAGGGAGCCCGTCGATGTCCGTTATGATTACCTGTACTCGGAGAAGGAGCTGAGGAGCTTCGTGCAGCCCATAGAGGAGATCGCCTCGGGCGCGGAGGGCACGACCTTCGTTTTCTTCAACAACTGCCATGCGGGAAAGGCAGCCAGGAACGCTCAGATGATGATCGAGCTCTTGCGCGAGAAGCCGTCGTTTGGTTCGGCGGCGCGAACCGCTCCCCACAACTGA
- a CDS encoding methyltransferase type 11 produces the protein MKTIEDNQLILLIWRGRKYLKRIAVDQSFHGKGGMLRYGDLIGKPYGIRIGDYDIFEPTIEDIVMLGLKRETQIVFPKESFFIAFRLSLRKGSRVLEVGTGSGANTYIMSHAVGPEGLVVTYEQEERHFRNAKRNIERFGEWGNVELHNEEFTGCPGGDFDAAFIDVREPWTVLEKVRDAVKGSAPIGMIVPTANQISDALKALEEGFGDTEVLEILIRKYKTVAERVRPTDRMIAHTGYLIFTRKLDTIDG, from the coding sequence ATGAAGACCATTGAAGATAACCAGCTCATACTTCTTATCTGGCGCGGCAGGAAATACCTCAAGCGGATAGCCGTTGACCAGTCGTTCCACGGCAAGGGCGGGATGCTCCGCTACGGCGACCTCATCGGCAAGCCCTACGGCATCCGCATCGGCGACTACGATATCTTTGAACCGACCATCGAGGACATCGTCATGCTCGGCCTCAAGAGGGAGACGCAGATAGTCTTCCCCAAAGAGAGCTTTTTCATCGCCTTCCGCCTGAGCCTGAGGAAAGGTTCCCGCGTCCTCGAGGTGGGAACGGGCAGCGGCGCCAACACCTACATCATGTCCCACGCGGTGGGGCCCGAAGGCCTTGTCGTCACCTACGAGCAGGAGGAGAGGCACTTCAGGAACGCGAAGCGCAACATCGAACGCTTCGGCGAATGGGGGAACGTGGAGCTTCACAACGAGGAGTTCACCGGCTGTCCCGGCGGTGATTTCGACGCCGCTTTCATCGACGTGAGGGAGCCCTGGACGGTATTGGAGAAGGTGAGGGATGCCGTAAAGGGAAGCGCCCCGATAGGCATGATAGTGCCCACGGCCAACCAGATATCGGACGCCCTGAAGGCCCTGGAAGAGGGCTTCGGCGACACGGAGGTCCTCGAGATCCTCATCAGGAAATACAAGACCGTAGCCGAACGCGTCCGCCCCACAGACCGCATGATAGCGCATACGGGGTATCTAATTTTCACGAGAAAATTGGATACCATAGACGGGTAA
- a CDS encoding DUF2344 domain-containing protein, giving the protein MIDIPRNILRPARYIGCEPNHVRKDPDDVTVRFALCYPDVYEIGMSYYGLFLLYEIANNVQGVWCERCFAPWADMEEHLRRSGTPLGTLESRTPLHAMDLIGFSLTYELNVTNVLNMLALGGVRIRAEERAEKDPIVIGGGPLMLNPKPYERFFDVIVAGEGDDILPSLLRTARDMKGERRDSIIREMARLEGVYSHFAPSSRVKRLFVSDLDNAYHPVRPPIPTVDSVHNRLNIEISRGCGNGCRFCLAGFGYRPYRERSFEAVKAVIDEGLRHTGYEEISLLSLSSGDYPFLFDVLEYAKRTYHGLSVSLPSLKIGSIGEDEISAMGRMARTGFTFALEAPTVSLRSRLNKDIDVDTLVAQLPHLKTLGWRRLKLYLMVGFPWETRDDLLAIRDVITPFRAAGMDVNLSVSPFTPKPHTPFQWLPMDEESVLAEKIMLIKDALKKTGVRVRYRDTSVSVVEGIVARADERLAPLFEYLHDQGARLEAWREFFSFEPYRRWFEENSADMKTYTGSRDRAQKLPWDIVDMGFEDVFLGRELDKAGSGEMTVSCLAGCAGCGLGCSLPQRAPFKEGPGRVSILDAAAEVTAEAGEVPKKFTFRYGKYGDARYIGHLDVMNIIVRAMKSSGIRMRMRGKYHPLPKIALTDALPVGVESFAEFIEVETGSGQTVDASTVRAINKKLPSGIKMHEFIEGSLRNVVKEYLFLLIADAPVEDGPTLWRRAKDRFFYVWRGKGVKQLWMQGTFTRIIKVESRRIDGF; this is encoded by the coding sequence ATGATCGATATTCCCCGAAATATTCTGAGGCCCGCGCGGTATATCGGGTGCGAGCCGAACCATGTGAGGAAGGACCCCGACGACGTCACGGTGCGGTTTGCGCTGTGCTATCCCGATGTGTACGAGATAGGGATGTCCTATTACGGACTCTTTCTCCTCTACGAGATCGCCAACAACGTTCAGGGGGTCTGGTGCGAGCGTTGTTTCGCCCCCTGGGCGGACATGGAGGAGCACCTCAGGAGATCGGGCACCCCGCTTGGGACGCTGGAGTCGAGGACCCCCCTTCACGCGATGGACCTGATAGGGTTTTCACTGACCTACGAGCTCAACGTGACCAACGTCCTCAACATGCTCGCCCTCGGGGGTGTGAGGATACGGGCGGAAGAGCGGGCGGAAAAAGACCCCATCGTCATCGGGGGCGGCCCGCTCATGCTTAATCCGAAGCCGTACGAACGCTTCTTCGATGTCATCGTGGCCGGGGAAGGCGATGACATACTCCCGTCCCTGCTAAGGACGGCACGGGACATGAAGGGAGAGCGGCGGGACAGCATCATCCGGGAAATGGCCCGGCTGGAAGGGGTCTATTCTCACTTCGCCCCTTCGTCACGGGTGAAGCGCCTTTTCGTGAGTGATCTCGATAACGCGTACCACCCGGTGCGCCCCCCGATACCCACCGTGGACAGCGTGCACAACCGGCTCAACATCGAGATATCGCGGGGCTGCGGGAACGGCTGCAGGTTCTGCCTCGCCGGATTCGGCTACCGGCCTTATCGCGAGCGTTCCTTCGAGGCGGTGAAGGCCGTCATCGACGAAGGGCTCCGCCACACCGGGTACGAGGAGATCTCCCTGTTGTCCTTGAGCTCGGGGGACTACCCCTTCCTCTTCGACGTGCTCGAATATGCGAAGAGAACCTACCATGGCCTGTCCGTGAGCCTGCCCTCCCTCAAGATAGGCAGCATCGGAGAGGACGAGATATCGGCCATGGGCCGGATGGCGCGGACGGGTTTTACCTTTGCCCTCGAGGCCCCGACGGTCTCCCTCAGGTCCCGCCTTAACAAGGACATTGACGTCGATACTCTCGTGGCGCAGCTGCCGCATCTCAAGACCCTGGGCTGGCGAAGGCTCAAGCTTTACCTCATGGTCGGTTTTCCCTGGGAGACGCGGGACGACCTCCTTGCCATCCGGGACGTGATAACGCCGTTCCGGGCGGCGGGCATGGACGTGAACCTCTCCGTGTCCCCCTTTACACCGAAACCGCACACGCCTTTCCAGTGGCTCCCCATGGACGAAGAGAGCGTTCTCGCGGAGAAGATCATGCTCATCAAGGACGCTTTGAAGAAGACGGGCGTTCGGGTGCGCTACCGCGACACCTCGGTGAGTGTCGTGGAGGGCATCGTAGCGCGGGCGGATGAGCGTCTCGCGCCCCTCTTCGAATACCTTCACGACCAGGGGGCGCGCCTCGAAGCGTGGAGGGAGTTCTTCTCTTTCGAACCCTACAGGCGCTGGTTCGAAGAGAATTCGGCGGACATGAAGACATACACCGGCAGCCGCGACAGGGCGCAGAAGCTTCCCTGGGATATCGTCGACATGGGTTTTGAGGATGTCTTTCTCGGGAGGGAACTCGACAAAGCAGGATCGGGGGAGATGACCGTGTCGTGCCTCGCCGGCTGTGCCGGCTGCGGCCTCGGGTGTTCTCTTCCGCAGCGGGCACCCTTTAAGGAGGGGCCCGGGAGAGTCAGCATTTTGGACGCCGCGGCCGAGGTCACGGCTGAAGCCGGTGAGGTCCCGAAGAAGTTCACCTTCCGCTACGGCAAGTACGGCGACGCCCGGTACATCGGTCATCTCGACGTCATGAACATCATCGTGAGGGCCATGAAATCCTCGGGTATCAGAATGAGGATGCGGGGAAAGTATCACCCGCTCCCGAAGATAGCTCTCACGGACGCCCTTCCGGTGGGTGTGGAGAGCTTCGCCGAATTCATCGAGGTCGAGACGGGCAGCGGTCAAACGGTGGACGCGTCCACGGTGAGGGCCATCAACAAAAAGCTGCCCTCTGGCATTAAAATGCACGAATTTATTGAAGGTTCTCTAAGAAATGTGGTAAAAGAATACCTGTTCCTGCTCATTGCTGATGCTCCAGTGGAAGACGGACCCACTCTCTGGAGGCGGGCGAAGGACAGGTTTTTCTACGTGTGGCGCGGCAAGGGCGTGAAACAGCTCTGGATGCAGGGCACGTTCACGAGGATCATAAAGGTGGAATCGAGACGAATTGATGGCTTCTGA
- a CDS encoding energy transducer TonB translates to MTRSRHAGYAVSLLVHLAVAAAVLIIPFEMVARQKSIVLDFSIVRGPGNDNAGGVGKHGPAGGETKVDPHRKQPAPLAKRAPVDTRKTDQRVVAAVVRDHDPVAKGFTGADPQGQVTVAGEDSPGPHAGVVSTSWSGATSGGGSPGAGGGGPKTLNYLGSGGADERNFSFIRDRIMQGIVYPERARRMGWEGKVTLSFTVHENGSIGDVRVVGSSGFSVLDESARDSVAKTNLRRKVPVRLVVLLPVEYRLR, encoded by the coding sequence ATGACCCGGAGCCGTCATGCCGGTTATGCCGTGTCCCTTCTGGTGCATCTCGCGGTGGCAGCCGCGGTCCTCATCATTCCCTTCGAGATGGTGGCGCGGCAGAAGAGCATCGTCCTCGATTTCAGCATTGTAAGGGGACCGGGGAACGACAACGCCGGTGGCGTGGGAAAGCACGGTCCTGCTGGTGGGGAGACGAAAGTCGATCCTCACAGAAAGCAGCCCGCGCCGCTCGCGAAGAGGGCCCCGGTTGACACCCGGAAGACAGACCAGCGGGTAGTGGCTGCCGTTGTCCGGGACCATGATCCCGTCGCGAAGGGCTTCACCGGGGCTGACCCGCAGGGTCAGGTGACCGTGGCCGGTGAGGATTCACCGGGCCCTCATGCCGGGGTAGTGTCGACGTCCTGGTCGGGCGCGACGTCCGGGGGAGGTTCTCCGGGTGCCGGTGGGGGAGGTCCGAAGACGCTTAATTACCTCGGTTCCGGCGGCGCCGACGAGCGGAACTTCTCCTTTATCCGCGACAGGATCATGCAGGGCATCGTTTATCCGGAGCGGGCGAGGAGAATGGGATGGGAAGGGAAGGTGACCCTTTCCTTCACCGTCCACGAGAACGGTTCCATCGGTGATGTGAGGGTCGTGGGCAGCTCCGGTTTTTCCGTCCTTGACGAGAGCGCCAGGGACTCGGTTGCGAAAACAAATCTCAGGAGAAAGGTACCCGTCCGGCTTGTCGTCCTTTTGCCCGTGGAATACAGGCTTCGTTAG
- the exbB gene encoding TonB-system energizer ExbB has protein sequence MQWLGYVVDYGIIGLLGVMSFFSVAFFVERYLFFKRLDMTRYGNDRRGLEIDITKRMSVIATIGSNAPYVGLLGTVLGIMLTFSTIGSQGYVDATGVMFGLALALKATAIGLVVAIPSIVFHNYLVRKVKVALLRWDALYAGQDVKRDGDVVPRPVKSAGL, from the coding sequence ATGCAATGGCTCGGATATGTTGTGGATTACGGGATCATAGGCCTTCTGGGGGTGATGTCTTTTTTCTCCGTGGCCTTCTTCGTGGAGCGTTACCTTTTCTTCAAAAGACTCGATATGACACGGTACGGCAATGACAGGAGAGGGCTGGAGATCGATATCACGAAGAGGATGTCCGTCATCGCCACCATCGGCAGCAACGCGCCCTACGTCGGCCTCCTCGGCACCGTGCTCGGCATCATGCTCACCTTCTCGACCATAGGCAGCCAGGGATACGTTGACGCGACGGGGGTCATGTTCGGTCTTGCCCTCGCGCTCAAGGCCACGGCCATCGGTCTTGTCGTGGCCATACCGTCCATTGTCTTTCACAATTACCTCGTCCGGAAGGTGAAGGTGGCCCTTCTCAGGTGGGATGCCCTGTATGCCGGACAGGACGTGAAAAGAGACGGCGACGTTGTACCCAGGCCCGTGAAGTCCGCAGGGCTGTAA
- a CDS encoding TIGR00730 family Rossman fold protein has translation MEKQYVIDDMTLKESWRLFHIMAEFVEGFENLNEVSPAITVFGSARCQKGNDLYDKTYALTKLLAKNGFNIITGGGGGVMEAANKGAKDGGTKSIGINIELPFEQKPNSYANVRLSYRYFFVRKVMFLKYAMAYIVMPGGFGTLDEFFEAITLIQTKKMRPFPVILYDSCYWKGLIDWMKDQMLSHGRILKEDLDIFKICDDPQEIVEYVKKFVIL, from the coding sequence ATGGAGAAACAATACGTCATAGACGACATGACCCTCAAGGAATCGTGGAGGCTTTTTCACATCATGGCGGAATTCGTCGAGGGTTTCGAGAACCTCAATGAGGTCAGCCCCGCGATAACGGTTTTTGGAAGCGCCCGCTGCCAGAAAGGCAACGATCTGTACGACAAGACCTACGCGCTGACCAAGCTCCTTGCCAAGAACGGCTTTAACATCATCACCGGCGGAGGCGGAGGCGTCATGGAAGCGGCCAACAAAGGGGCAAAGGACGGAGGGACCAAATCCATCGGTATCAACATCGAGCTGCCCTTCGAGCAAAAACCCAATTCCTACGCGAATGTCCGGCTGAGCTACCGGTACTTCTTCGTCCGCAAGGTCATGTTCCTCAAGTACGCCATGGCCTACATCGTCATGCCCGGCGGCTTCGGCACCCTCGACGAGTTCTTCGAGGCCATCACCCTCATTCAAACGAAGAAGATGCGCCCCTTCCCCGTCATCCTCTACGATTCATGCTACTGGAAAGGACTCATAGACTGGATGAAGGACCAGATGCTGAGCCACGGCAGGATCCTCAAAGAAGACCTCGACATCTTCAAAATATGCGACGACCCCCAGGAGATCGTGGAGTACGTGAAGAAGTTCGTAATCCTCTAA